The following is a genomic window from Citrifermentans bemidjiense Bem.
CGAGCTCTGTTGAAATCTGGTGAAAGTCAAGCACGTCGGCCCCTTTCTTGGCAACGATGTTGATGTCAGCCGAAATAAAAAGAGACTTGTTCTGCCTGTAAAACTCCCGTAGCCTTCTTTTGATACTGTTTCGGACTACGGCGTTCCCTACCTTCTTGCTCACGGTAAACCCAACCCTAGTGCCCGTGCCTTCATTTGGTTTCAACAACACAAGGAAGTACTGCGTATGCAGCTTCGATGCGCCTTCGTTGAACTGCAGGAACTCGGGACGCCTTAGAAGGCGTTCGGCCTTGGGAAAATTAGAGCTGGTCAAACAGGAAAACTATTTGGTGGCGATGCTTACGG
Proteins encoded in this region:
- the rnpA gene encoding ribonuclease P protein component, coding for MTSSNFPKAERLLRRPEFLQFNEGASKLHTQYFLVLLKPNEGTGTRVGFTVSKKVGNAVVRNSIKRRLREFYRQNKSLFISADINIVAKKGADVLDFHQISTELAAAFGRLRKKYA